The Polaribacter sp. HaHaR_3_91 genomic sequence TAATTGTTAATTGTTTTGAATTATTTATTATAATTCTAGAAACTTTAATTAACCTTTTAAACTTTAAATACTGCTATTTTATAGTTAAAATAAATTGGTTTTTAAAGAACATCTAAAATAAGCTTACTTCTGGTTTACCAAATTGGTTTACCAGTTTCAGTTTTTCAAAGATATACTATTTTTTTTACCTATAAAACACTTTATTAATTAATTCACTAAACTATTGTAATTTAATTAAAATGACAAATTATGTTTTATTGAAGATTATTCTACTTAAAATTCTAAACAAATTATTGACTTAATAATAATTATTTTACTAAGAAGTTAATCGTTAGTTATCTATTAATTTTTCCTCTTGTAGGTTTAAAATAAAAAAGCAAAAAACAACACAATATTAAAGTGAATTATTATCAAATAATTTTAGTTTTAAAAAGCAATAAAACCAAAAATAAAATATCATAAAAATAGCTACGCTCCTCCCTTAAATATTAAAAAAAACAAAAAATATACCTGAAAATCAATAGATTAAAGCCTATTACAATATACCAATTAGAAAATTCTGTTTACAATAAAAAGCAACTATTCGTATTATATTCAAAATAAAACGGACTTAAAAAGAGATAACTATTCTCTTAATTTTCAATATTATTTTAATGTCAATAACATCACTTTTAAAGCTTCTAAATTATCAATAAAAAGAAGAAATAAAATTAAGTAAATATTCAAAAAAGACCTTAAACGAAGTATTTTTCATGAGTCTTTTTAGAAGTATTTAGGAGGTAAATTAAGTGCTGTTTTATTTAGTATTTATACTTATCAAATACAGTAATTTATTAATAATAAATTGGTAAGAAATTCATCATTTAAAAGATTCAAAATGAAAGAATGGGTATTATTTTCTGATAAAGGCTATTTATCAGTCAAACTTCAACCTGATTTATTTAGATACGTAAATATTAAAATAGCTGTTACAATAAAAAAAAGAAGTGAAATATTATTACTCTACGCAGAAATCATCCTTAATATATTGATTTTTAAAGCTAAAATATACGTAAAAAACCACCACTGATATCATACTTAAATATGCTCAAAAATTTGAATAATTAGAAGTTTAAAAATTAAATATCATGAATTTATAAAGCATATTTATGGCTAAAAATTAGCACAAAAAAAAATAACACACATTATTTAAAAATTATAATGTGTGCTATTTATTCTATGATAGACTTGTAAAACTGTCTACTTCTTTACCATCGAATGAAATAAAATAAGTGTTATTTCATTGTGATATAGTACTTCTTAATTAAAAGCCAGGAGTAATAATATCAATATTATCTATAAATACCTCATTGCTGCTATCTACCGCTTTTAATGCTCTCGCATAAATTACAACAATATTTGATGTAGCCTTAAAGGTAAATGTTGTAGTTGTAAATGTATTATCAGATGAAGATCCTTTACTTGAATTAAAATCATTAGTAATATCAAAATAAGCATCAACATTGCTATTATTTGCAGGGTCTGTATTGATATCTTCTTCCGTAGTAATTTCATTATTTAAAATGAATACTTCGGTATTGATTCCTTCAGCTTCAGAACGAGTATCAATAGTAAAAGAATACACAACACCTGCTTCTACCTCTACAAGTTGGTATAGACGTCTAGAATTATTAGAAAGTTTAACTGCTCTCGTTTTTTCTCCATTCACATAAGAACCATCACTAGAAGAACCTGGTTGTTCATTTGTACCAAAAGCTCCATCTATATAGGCATTTAGAGCAGTATTATTCCATAGTGCTCTAAAAGGACTATCTATAGTATTCCCAGAATTATCTTCTACACTACTGTTAGGAGTCATATCCCAAGCATCTGCATTATCACCTGTATTTTTAGTAAAATCATCTGCTGTACCATTTTGAACAATTGCTTTAAAAGTTGGTTTAACAGCACCTACTGGTACCGCTTTTGTTTCACTTTTAGAAACACCTGCTTCGTTGGTTGTTGTTAAAGTTACATCATAAGTCGCTTCTGCCGGAAAAGTGTGTAATGGACTAACTTCTGTTGATGTAGTTCCGTCTCCAAAATCCCAACTATGTGTAGTTGCTAAAAGAGAAGCATCTGTAAACTGAACAGTAAGACCATTTACATCAAAAGTAAAATCTGGTACTGTAGATAAAACCAATCCTTCAATATTTTTTGAAACCGTAACCTCAGCATCTAAAAAATTAGTTACTGTTAAGGTTACTTCAAAAGTATCTGCTGTTTTATAAATATGAGAAGGGTTAAAGTCTGAATCTAATTCTGTATCTTCTTCAGAGTTCCATGTTAAAGTTTCTCCGTCTCCAAAATTCCAAACTAAAGATTTTGCACCAGAAGTTAAGTTTTCGAAAGTTACTTTAGAATCTATAGAAGTAAAATTAAAATCAACAAAAACAGGAGCTACTGTTGCTGAATCTACAGCTACTAAACCATCTGAACTTGTAGTAGTAAGTTTTACTTTATACTCTCCACCATTGGTATATTTATAATCTGGATTTGCTTCCGAAGAAGTTGTACCATCGCCAAAATCCCACAAATAAGAAGCAGCATCTGTAGAATAACTTCTAAACACGATAGACATAGTATCATCTGCACTTGTACTTGTTGTAAAAAGTGTAGATGGTTGTATATCATTTACATTACCTGTTGGTGGCACAAATTCTTCATACCCGTTGTCATAACAAGAAACTAGACCTAGAAATACAAAAAACAGTGCAAAAATACTGCTATTGAATTTTTTATTTTTTTTATAATTCATAATATTAAATTTTAGAATCTATTATTGTTTAACTATTATATCAAAAGCATCTAGCCTACACTCTGTTCCAGAATTAGTAAGTAAAATAATTACTGATTCATTAAGACCTGCTTCAAACGTAATAGCATGTTTTTTAAATACATCATCTACACGTCCTTCACTACTATCTGTTCTAGATGCAATAATATTAGCTTCTAATTTAGACTCGGCAAGTGTTGTAGCATTTGGACTTATTAAAGAAACTGTTACGTCTCCTGCATTATTAGTATCTAACTCACTAAAATAAGTTAACACATAAGTTGCTCCAGGAGTAACCTCAATTTCTTGATACCCTACTCTACTACCATCTGCAGGAAATTTAGCAGCTTGTAAACCAGAAGGCAATACACCTAACTCAGATTTTGAATTGATTTGAAATACTCCTCCCCAATTTGCGGTACTAGGAGATCTCCAAGAATCTCTACCGTCTCCTGTTCCATCAAATAAAGTTCCATCATCAAAACCTGGCTCTCCAATTTCTGGTATAGCAATGGTTGGTACGGCTTGATTTACAGTTACTAACTTTTCTGTATAAGCAGATTTACCAAGGTTGTCTGTTACCGTTAAACCAATAGTATATGTACCTGGACCAGGAAAAGAAAAAATTAATTCTTGATCTTGTAATGTTGCTGGTGCTAATTCTGAAATTTGTGTATTTAAAGCAGCAACATTTTCTGTAACTTCTGCAGAAACCTCATCTTTAGCTGCTTGTAATTGAACTTTTAAACTTGCAATAGAAGCTTCTAAGACAGCCTTTTTGTCTTCATTTACTTCACATGGTAATTTAAATTCAATTTTAGCTATCTCATTTTCTAATGCTACGACAGTTGCTAATTCCGCATCTATAGATTGCTTAAGAATTGGCAAGTCTTTATTTATTAAAGTTACCCCTTCAGATGGTGTTACTGTCCAATCGTACTGTGTACCATTTACAGCTAAATTAGAACCTGCTTGAAAATTAACTTCATAATTAGCCCATAATTCTACATCATTACAATCAAATTCAGATGTTGTAATATCTGTTGAATTGTAAAAAGGTGTTGGACTTGTAAAATCTTCTAAATCGCCAACTTCTGGTAAGTCGTTACTTACACAAGAGGTTAGAGAAACTACTGTCCCTAACACAATATATTTTAAGTTAAACAAATATTTTTTCATAATTGAGTGTTTTTTAGTATCCATCATTTTGTTTATAAAAATTAGGCAAATTATCTCTTTCTCTTTGTGGGAATGGAAGGTATTTCTTTCCACTAGTATAATTTAAACTATTGTCTGTAGAAAATTTAGACAACACATTATCTGCTTCTCCAAATCTTATTAAATCATACATACGTTGGTTTTCATATACAAACTCAACTCTTCTTTCATCTAATAAGTCTTGTTTTGTTAAGTTTACTACCTCTTCTAAACCAGCTCTTAGTCTCACTTGATTAAAAGCATCTATAGCTCTTTGGTCTGTAGTACTATCTGAGTTTCCTAGAATAGCTTCTGCATATAATAACAACACATCTGCATATCTTAAAACAATCCAATCATTATCTCCAATTTCACCATCCGTAGGATATTTAGCATTAAAAACATCTACAGTATTATTTGCTAAAAAAGCGCTATACCCTAAAGACAAAATAGAGGCAGGAAATCTTACCGGTTGTGCTGTTGGGTTCATAACTTCTAAGAATTCTAAAGTTGCAATATTTACACCGTTAGAAGGTCCTTGTAATGTCATTGCAAAACTGTGAGATTCTGAATCTGTTTCTACTTGATCGCCTAAACCACTATCACTAGTTGCATAGTTATCACTACTAACAAGATCATAAGCTATTGAAAAAATAATTTCGTTGTTAATTTCAAGACCTGAGTTATTAACCCAATCTCCATCAAGAACTGGATCTGATTCTAAATTTGATTCAGAAAAATCACCCGTAAATTCATTCCCAAAAATATGTCCATAATCTACAGCTAAAGTTGCATAATAATCACGGTCTGATAAACCAGCAGCTTTTTCTGTAAACATTAAATCATATTTATAGGTAACATTGTTTTCTACAACTGAAGCTAATAAAAGTTCTGCTTCTACATAATTTGGATTCGGTTGACTTAAATATGCTTTTGCTGCTAAAGAAATTGCAGCTCCTTTAGAAGGACGGTATCTATTTTGTTCTGCATTGTTTAAGTAAGCAATTGAAGTTTTAAAATCTTCAATAATTTTAGCATACACTTCAGCTTCTGGTAATTGAGGATAATCTAAAGCTTCCTTTTCTGTAACATCTAATACTTTGTCTATAAAAGGTATGTTTTGATATGCTCTTACCAAGTTAAAGTGACATAAAGCTCTCATAAAGTAAGCTTCACCAACAGTATATTGTTGACTTTCTGGTGCTAAAAACTTATTATCAATAATTGTATTTGCATGCTTAATAGTATGCATATTATTAGAGTAATACGTTGCTACATCTCCATTATTTGCATCTACATTAAATGCGTTAATTGCAGGAAAGTTTCCGTTTTCTGAATTTGCTCTAACATTATCTGATCTTAATTCTGTTAATAAGAATTCGTTTGCAGGAATTTTTTGATAAGAATCTAAAACTCCATTAGATAATGCTATAAACCCATCGTCTGTTTGTAGTAACTCCTCTAGCGAAAGTGCTGTAGGATTACTTAAGTCCAGTTCTGTTTCACAACTTGTCAATAAAGCTATAAAAGAAAAACCAACTATTATATTTTTATATATATTTTTCATAATTATTTAAAATTGAAAGTTAATTCCCGCTGAAATTGTTTTAACGATAGGTCCATCTCCTCTTTGATATCCTGCTGTTAAAGGCGTATTCGCATTATCTGATGTTTGACCTGCTGCTTCTGGATTAAATCCTTCATAACCTTTAGCTGTAAAGAATAATAAGTTTTCTCCTGCTATGTAAAATCTTAATTTATCAAAATTATATTTTGATGTAAAAGACTCTGGTAATGTATATCCTAAAGTTACATTTCTTAAAGCTACAAAAGATGCATCTTGAATGTGGTCATCAGTAAATCTTCTATGAACCGTTAAGTCTCTATCCGGAAAATTAGATACTTCGTTAACAGCAGACTCACTTGCATAATACAATTGATCTAAATCTGCAACTCTAACTTCTGCTCCATGAGAACCTTGTAATTGAAAAGAAAAATCGAAATCATACAAAGTAAAATCAGAATTAAAACCCCATTCAAAATCTGGGTAAGGACTACCTAATTCTGTTCTATCATCATCATCAATAATTCCGTCTCCATTTAAATCTTTTACATAAACATCTGCATAATCATTGTTAAATCTATTAAAAGGATTGTCTACCCATTCTAAAGGAATTTCTTTTTCATATACCCATCCATAAAAAGAGGTAATTGGCTGCCCAACTTTTGCAATAAATTCTGTTGGTCTTGTATCTTGATCAATTCTAGAGATAATTTGTTCGTTATTTCCTAAGCTTGTTACTTCGTTTCTATTTAAAGAAAACTGACCAGAAACACTCCAACGGAAGTTTTCTTTAGACATCAATCTAGAACTTACCTCAAATTCTACTCCTTCATTTTTAACTTCACCAAGGTTTTGTAACCAATTGTCTGTACCATAAGCAGCAGCAGATGGAGCAAAAAGTAATAAATCTTCACTTGTTCTAATATAGTAATCTGCTGTTAAGCTAAAAAGACCTCTACCAAAAGTAACATCTATACCTGGGTTAAATTCTCTTAATTTTTCCCAACCTAAAATTTGATTTGCTAAAGTTGTTGCTTTTACACCAGTTGTTCCATCATAGCTTATTGTACTATACGCTTCTTCAAATCTGTAAAGAGATTCGAATATGTTATTAGAAATTTGGTTAGAACCAGAAAGACCATAACTTGCTCTTACTTTTAAGAATGATATTAAGTTGCTGTCTGATAAGAATTTTTCATTAGACATAACCCAACCAAGAGATGCAGCAGGAAAAAATCCATTTTTAGAATCTGGACCAAATCTTGTACTTGCATCATTACGTACAGATAATTGAAACAAGTATTTTTCATCATAATTATAGTCTAACCTACCAAAAAATGAAACTAATTTTTCGCTTGCGTTATCTGTATATGTTGTTCCTCCATCTGCAATAGCAATATTATTGTTAAAATCATTAGAAAAACCAACTGCTTCAGATTCTTGTCTGTAATTATCACTTTGCATGTACTCAAATCCTAATACTGAATTAAAGTTATGCTTTTTATAACTTGTATCATATTTAAGTAATGACTCGAACGTATATTGGTTTAATTCGTCTCTCCTTTCTAATCTAAAAGATTCTTGATCTCTGTTTTCTTGACCATACAAATAATCTGCTTCGTTACTTTTATTGTGTCTAAAATCACCAGAAATAGTTTGTCTAAAACTAAGCCCTTTTGCTAATTTAAAATCGATATAAGAAGATGCGTTTAAACTTAACTTCTTCTTAGTTCTAGATCTTTCCATATAATGTACCAAAGGATGTACGTTTTTAGTGGTAGATAAGGTTAAACCACCAGAAGTTAAACCACTAGCAACAGGTAAACCAGTAGCTGGATCTCTAAGAATACTTCTTGGGTTGCTAGGATCTGCTGTAAAGGTATGATCAAAAGCTCTAGAAAAACCGTAACTTCCAACACCAAGGTTTTCAAATAATTTTCCTGCATCTGTAGAAACACCTACCTCTGTAGAAAATGGAGTTACATATTTTAAATGTTCTTCATTTAAATATAATGGCACATGCCCCATTTGTCTTAATGGATCTGTAAATCTTGCAGGTACTTTAGTTTGGTCATTATAATTAACACGTATACTTGCACCATATTTTATTTTTTTATTCTTAGATCTACTATCAATCTTAACTCTAGCATTGTATTTTTTAAAATCATCATTTAAAACAATTCCTTCATCTTCTAAATAACCTAAAGAAGCTGAATAACTAGTTAACTCAGAACCACCTCTGGCAGCAAAAGAATGACTTTGTATAAAACCACCATCAAAAATTTCATCTTGCCAATTTGTTTCACCACTCCCTAATGAAGCAATAAATTCCATAGCTTCTAATTCAGCGTAAGCATTATTATAAGATCCATTATCTGCATTTGCGTTATCACCAACAATTCTACCATAGTTAGGACTATTTACTGATATTGCACTCACTTGACCTTGTAAACCATCTAACCTTGCTCTTTCTTGCGCTATTGTTGTATTAAAGTTGCTATTGTTATCAGAATATTTATACCCTGTAAAGCTGTTATAAGAAAATCTTGTTTGACCAGAAATTCCTTCTTTTAAAGTAACTAAAATTACACCATTTGCACCACGAGAACCATAAATGGCCACAGAAGATGCATCTTTTAAAACACTAATAGATTTAATATTATTATTGTCTATAGATCCTAAAATATCTGAATCTGTACCTAGAATTACTCCATCTACCACAATTAAAGGAGAAGAAGAACCAGTAACAGAACCAGGTCCTCTTAATGTAATTTTTGGATCTCCACCCGCTTCAGAAGAAGTTACTTGAATTCTTAAACCTGCTACTCTACCCTTAAGAGCATCCTCTACACGCGCTACTGCTTGGTTTTGAAGATCTTCTCCAGAAACTTTTGTTAAAGCACTTGTTACGTTTTTTTGTTTTTGATTTCCATAACCTACTACAACAATTTCATCTAAAATATTAGAATCTTCGTCTAAGGCTACATTAATTGTTTTTTGATTTGTAAAAGTTACTGTTTTCGTTTTAAAACCTAGGTAAGAAAACTGAATAACATCTCCAGACTTCACGGTAATTTTATAATTACCATCAAAATCGGTACTTGTTCCTTTTGTTGTTCCAACCAGGATAACATTAGCACCCAATATAGGCTCACTATCCGTTTTAGACATAACATTTCCCGTTACTGTAACACTTTCTTGCGCAAATCCTATTGCACTAAAAAGAAGCATTGCAATAAATACTAACTTAATTTTTAAGTTCATTGTTAATTGTTTTGAATTATTTTTCTTTAAAAAACATTTAATCTTAAATATGTCTTTAAGATTAAAACTGCTATATTTTGATGTAATAGTAACGTCTATCACCTCATTAAATCTTCCTTAAGAGATTCTTATTTTACTTCTTGTCTGCAAAATAAGAAGGTCCATCTCCAGTTAAAAAATCTTCTCTTACAGGACTAAATGTGTCAATTAATTGTCCCTCTTCTAAACAAACAGCACTATGCAATAAATTAGGCTCTATATAAACCCCATCTCCTGCTTCTACAATTTGTTTTACACCGTCAATTTCAAATTCGAATTTACCTGAAACCACATAAGTAGCTTGCGTATGAAAATGTTGATGAGGTGCACCTAATGCTCCTTCTTCAAATTTTACGCTTACCATCATAATTTGATTATCATAACCTAAAAATTTTCTAGAAACTCCTCCACCTAATACTTCCCAATCTAAATCTTTAGAAATTACGTACTTTTCACTAAATCTATTCATTTTTCCCATTTTATTTATTTTTTTTATTTACTTATAATAATAAGAACCTTTCCAATTATACTCCTTATTGCCTATTTTAATTATATGATTTTTATCTGTAGAATTATCTTTATTAGAAATTATAAAAATTTTAGTAGTATTTTTCTTAGTAGTAA encodes the following:
- a CDS encoding PKD domain-containing protein encodes the protein MNYKKNKKFNSSIFALFFVFLGLVSCYDNGYEEFVPPTGNVNDIQPSTLFTTSTSADDTMSIVFRSYSTDAASYLWDFGDGTTSSEANPDYKYTNGGEYKVKLTTTSSDGLVAVDSATVAPVFVDFNFTSIDSKVTFENLTSGAKSLVWNFGDGETLTWNSEEDTELDSDFNPSHIYKTADTFEVTLTVTNFLDAEVTVSKNIEGLVLSTVPDFTFDVNGLTVQFTDASLLATTHSWDFGDGTTSTEVSPLHTFPAEATYDVTLTTTNEAGVSKSETKAVPVGAVKPTFKAIVQNGTADDFTKNTGDNADAWDMTPNSSVEDNSGNTIDSPFRALWNNTALNAYIDGAFGTNEQPGSSSDGSYVNGEKTRAVKLSNNSRRLYQLVEVEAGVVYSFTIDTRSEAEGINTEVFILNNEITTEEDINTDPANNSNVDAYFDITNDFNSSKGSSSDNTFTTTTFTFKATSNIVVIYARALKAVDSSNEVFIDNIDIITPGF
- a CDS encoding cupin domain-containing protein is translated as MNRFSEKYVISKDLDWEVLGGGVSRKFLGYDNQIMMVSVKFEEGALGAPHQHFHTQATYVVSGKFEFEIDGVKQIVEAGDGVYIEPNLLHSAVCLEEGQLIDTFSPVREDFLTGDGPSYFADKK
- a CDS encoding SusC/RagA family TonB-linked outer membrane protein, whose translation is MNLKIKLVFIAMLLFSAIGFAQESVTVTGNVMSKTDSEPILGANVILVGTTKGTSTDFDGNYKITVKSGDVIQFSYLGFKTKTVTFTNQKTINVALDEDSNILDEIVVVGYGNQKQKNVTSALTKVSGEDLQNQAVARVEDALKGRVAGLRIQVTSSEAGGDPKITLRGPGSVTGSSSPLIVVDGVILGTDSDILGSIDNNNIKSISVLKDASSVAIYGSRGANGVILVTLKEGISGQTRFSYNSFTGYKYSDNNSNFNTTIAQERARLDGLQGQVSAISVNSPNYGRIVGDNANADNGSYNNAYAELEAMEFIASLGSGETNWQDEIFDGGFIQSHSFAARGGSELTSYSASLGYLEDEGIVLNDDFKKYNARVKIDSRSKNKKIKYGASIRVNYNDQTKVPARFTDPLRQMGHVPLYLNEEHLKYVTPFSTEVGVSTDAGKLFENLGVGSYGFSRAFDHTFTADPSNPRSILRDPATGLPVASGLTSGGLTLSTTKNVHPLVHYMERSRTKKKLSLNASSYIDFKLAKGLSFRQTISGDFRHNKSNEADYLYGQENRDQESFRLERRDELNQYTFESLLKYDTSYKKHNFNSVLGFEYMQSDNYRQESEAVGFSNDFNNNIAIADGGTTYTDNASEKLVSFFGRLDYNYDEKYLFQLSVRNDASTRFGPDSKNGFFPAASLGWVMSNEKFLSDSNLISFLKVRASYGLSGSNQISNNIFESLYRFEEAYSTISYDGTTGVKATTLANQILGWEKLREFNPGIDVTFGRGLFSLTADYYIRTSEDLLLFAPSAAAYGTDNWLQNLGEVKNEGVEFEVSSRLMSKENFRWSVSGQFSLNRNEVTSLGNNEQIISRIDQDTRPTEFIAKVGQPITSFYGWVYEKEIPLEWVDNPFNRFNNDYADVYVKDLNGDGIIDDDDRTELGSPYPDFEWGFNSDFTLYDFDFSFQLQGSHGAEVRVADLDQLYYASESAVNEVSNFPDRDLTVHRRFTDDHIQDASFVALRNVTLGYTLPESFTSKYNFDKLRFYIAGENLLFFTAKGYEGFNPEAAGQTSDNANTPLTAGYQRGDGPIVKTISAGINFQF
- a CDS encoding RagB/SusD family nutrient uptake outer membrane protein encodes the protein MKNIYKNIIVGFSFIALLTSCETELDLSNPTALSLEELLQTDDGFIALSNGVLDSYQKIPANEFLLTELRSDNVRANSENGNFPAINAFNVDANNGDVATYYSNNMHTIKHANTIIDNKFLAPESQQYTVGEAYFMRALCHFNLVRAYQNIPFIDKVLDVTEKEALDYPQLPEAEVYAKIIEDFKTSIAYLNNAEQNRYRPSKGAAISLAAKAYLSQPNPNYVEAELLLASVVENNVTYKYDLMFTEKAAGLSDRDYYATLAVDYGHIFGNEFTGDFSESNLESDPVLDGDWVNNSGLEINNEIIFSIAYDLVSSDNYATSDSGLGDQVETDSESHSFAMTLQGPSNGVNIATLEFLEVMNPTAQPVRFPASILSLGYSAFLANNTVDVFNAKYPTDGEIGDNDWIVLRYADVLLLYAEAILGNSDSTTDQRAIDAFNQVRLRAGLEEVVNLTKQDLLDERRVEFVYENQRMYDLIRFGEADNVLSKFSTDNSLNYTSGKKYLPFPQRERDNLPNFYKQNDGY